The Apium graveolens cultivar Ventura chromosome 11, ASM990537v1, whole genome shotgun sequence genome has a window encoding:
- the LOC141696012 gene encoding uncharacterized protein LOC141696012: protein MQLEEEKLLAKSRSKRTRRDPTAELISDDEEEEKQKDLKNMIYEFQRKMDRDSGVEIGETVTPFSHSLEAIPRQWDLKHYNFDSFDGLRDPEDHLNYFEQIEQIYYYNDLTKSRFFTSTLKGGAQRWFSRIFSRSIHSWKEFRASFFRRFWANKTHEMHMCHLETIRQHDNESLSAYIRRFQEAINKVSSLDEREALSIFRRNLDPEHSEKYIVELINKEPQSLTTAYSMAARFIKEIDVLQAMRMTRDGGSRSKNTDDPPKGGYHQDKKFKQSNQSKERQANPVFQRLGPKQELNSDPGPVKQAREPKPYNRQYDYHETHGHKTENCLSLKYFIEDQVKKGNMNKYLVRDNSRGEAQKKGKNVVNVVLGGSYSPPRSPNFGEEVLSIQSLSKLVISFSNKDYEGVNPNHNAALVVTLDIFDNEVRRMLIDNGSSVNILFKHTVDRMQLGSVHSNECRRTHSMVSALT from the exons ATGCAATTAGAAGAAGAGAAGCTGTTGGCCAAGTCTAGGAGCAAAAGGACCCGGAGAGACCCTACTGCGGAGCTGATTTCTGAcgatgaagaagaagagaagcagAAGGACCTCAAAAACATGATCTATGAATTCCAGAGAAAGATGGACAGAGACTCAGGGGTGGAGATTGGAGAAACAGTCACTCCTTTCAGCCATTCCTTGGAAGCTATCCCCCGGCAGTGGGACTTGaaacattacaactttgactcctTTGATGGTCTAAGAGACCCAGAGGACCACCTAAACTACTTTGAGCAGATAGAGCAGATATACTACTACAACGACTTGACGAAATCAAGGTTCTTCACTTCAActcttaagggaggggcccagagaTGGTTTAGCAGAATCTTCTCCCGCAGCATCCACTCTTGGAAGGAATTTCGAGCCTCCTTCTTTCGAAGATTTTGGGCAAACAAAACGcacgaaatgcacatgtgtcacctggagacaatccggcAGCATGACAATGAGTCCCTTTCTGCATACATACGccggttccaggaagcaatcaataaagtttcaagttTAGATGAGAGGGAAGCTTTAAGCATTTTCAGAAGAAACTTGGATCCAGAGCACAGTGAGAAATATATAGTGGAGCTAATCAATAAGGAGCCGCAAAGCCTGACAACAGCTTACTCAATGGCTGCCAGATTCATTAAGGAAATAGATGTGCTCCAGGCAATGAGGATGACCCGGGATGGGGGGTCCAGGAGTAAAAACACTGATGACCcaccgaaagggggttaccatcaggacaagAAATTCAAGCAAAGTAAccaaagcaaagaaagacaagcCAACCCGGTTTTCCAAAGACTTGGTCCTAAGCAGGAGTTGAACAGCGACCCAGGACCTGTGAAGCAAGCTCGGGAGCCGAA GCCCTACAATAGGCAGTATGATTATCACGAGACCCATGGCCACAAGACCGAGAATtgcttatcactcaagtacttcattgaggACCAAGTGAAGAAGGGGAATATGAACAAGTACTTAGTTCGGGACAACAGCAGGGGGGAAGCGCAGAAGAAAGGAAAGAATGTTGTCAATGTGGTCCTAGGAGGATCCTACTCCCCACCCCGGAGCCCGAACTTCGGCGAAGAAGTGCTCTCAATCCAATCACTCTCAAAActggtgatatccttcagcaACAAGGACTACGAAGGAGTCAACCCTAATCACAATGCAGCTTTGGTTGTCACTCTAGACATTTTcgataatgaagtaagaagaatgctcatagacaatggcTCCTCGGTAAATATCCTCTTCAAGCACACAGTAGATAGAATGCAGTTAGGAAGCGTCCACTCAAATGAGTGCCGGAGGACCCACTCTATGGTTTCGGCGCTAACTTAG